The Magnolia sinica isolate HGM2019 chromosome 10, MsV1, whole genome shotgun sequence genome includes a window with the following:
- the LOC131257551 gene encoding F-box protein SKIP23-like, producing the protein MADWSQLQNELLRTIAELLSANRDYLAFRATCKSWRSAVEEMPLHYPYQLPLLMLPYDKNVKAYSAFSLSDNKIFYLKLSEVHGRRYCGSSNGWLVAVDETPVIRLFNPFTKTQIELPPITTFSEVLGFDKSRVGAEYNVRSLFDGVVETPNSEWIRTRFIKKAVVSSDPTSNPNYVVMAIHGELQKLAFCRHGDKEWTVIEKIWCPYCDIVCYKEQFYVVDSNGRVAICNIDGPPDAVEVMPQMNIYVPLQRDIYQQTMYLVESMGELLQVVRYCQDIHTGEDVRYCEDIHNWIYYTVRFKVFKMDISRGKRFEVKTLGDCMLFLGSNYSLSLSAHDFPRFKRNCIYFTDDAVYSYKAGVRGGHDLGMFNLEDNSITSLPCQYHSSNDLGMIWPPPIWLHTSYRRNDALEE; encoded by the coding sequence ATGGCTGACTGGTCCCAACTTCAAAATGAACTGTTACGTACAATCGCGGAATTACTATCTGCCAATAGGGATTATCTAGCATTTCGTGCCACTTGCAAGTCATGGCGATCAGCCGTAGAGGAAATGCCTCTTCATTACCCTTACCAGCTACCACTGTTAATGCTTCCATATGACAAGAACGTCAAGGCCTACAGTGCCTTTAGTTTATCTGATAACAAGATATTTTACCTCAAGCTATCAGAGGTTCATGGGCGAAGGTATTGTGGTTCTTCCAATGGTTGGCTGGTTGCAGTAGATGAGACCCCTGTCATTCGTTTATTTAATCCATTTACTAAGACCCAGATCGAACTTCCTCCAATAACAACGTTTTCCGAAGTACTAGGGTTTGACAAATCCAGAGTGGGTGCAGAGTACAATGTACGGTCTTTATTCGATGGTGTAGTAGAAACTCCAAACTCGGAATGGATAAGAACCCGCTTTATAAAAAAGGCTGTGGTATCCTCAGACCCTACATCGAACCCCAACTATGTTGTTATGGCCATCCATGGTGAGCTTCAAAAATTAGCATTCTGTAGACATGGAGACAAGGAGTGGACCGTAATTGAAAAGATATGGTGTCCTTATTGTGACATTGTGTGTTATAAAGAACAATTCTATGTGGTAGACTCTAATGGAAGAGTTGCAATTTGCAACATTGATGGGCCTCCCGATGCAGTGGAGGTCATGCCACAAATGAATATCTATGTGCCGCTACAAAGGGATATCTATCAACAGACAATGTATTTAGTGGAATCAATGGGGGAGCTGTTACAGGTTGTTAGATATTGTCAAGACATTCATACCGGTGAGGATGTTAGATATTGTGAAGACATTCATAATTGGATATATTATACCGttagatttaaagtttttaagaTGGATATAAGTAGGGGGAAGAGGTTTGAGGTGAAAACTCTTGGTGATTGTATGTTGTTCTTAGGCTCAAATTACTCATTATCTCTCTCGGCTCACGATTTTCCCAGATTCAAAAGAAATTGTATTTACTTTACTGATGACGCAGTATATTCGTATAAGGCTGGTGTACGAGGGGGTCATGATTTAGGCATGTTCAACTTGGAGGATAATAGCATCACATCCTTGCCATGCCAATACCATTCAAGCAATGACTTGGGAATGATTTGGCCTCCACCCATATGGTTGCACACATCTTATCGTCGTAATGATGCGTTGGAAGAATAA